One part of the Eptesicus fuscus isolate TK198812 chromosome 20, DD_ASM_mEF_20220401, whole genome shotgun sequence genome encodes these proteins:
- the CACNG5 gene encoding voltage-dependent calcium channel gamma-5 subunit, with translation MSACGRKALTLLSSVFAVCGLGLLGIAVSTDYWLYLEEGVVLPQNQSTEVRMSLHSGLWRVCFLAGEERGRCFTIEYVMPMNSQLTSESTVNVLKMIRSATPFPLVSLFFMFIGFILSNIGHIRPHRTILAFVSGIFFILSGLSLVVGLVLYISSINDEMLNRTKDADTYFSYKYGWSFAFAAISFLLTESAGVMSVYLFMKRYTAEDMYRPHPGFYRPRLSNCSDYSGQFLHPDAWVRGRSPSDISSDASLQMNSNYPALLKCPDYDQMSSSPC, from the exons ATGAGCGCCTGCGGGAGGAAGGCGCTGACCCTGCTGAGCAGCGTCTTTGCCGTGTgcggcctgggcctcctgggcaTCGCCGTCAGCACCGACTACTGGCTGTACCTGGAGGAGGGCGTGGTCCTGCCCCAGAACCAGAGCACGGAGGTCAGGATGTCCCTGCACTCGGGCCTGTGGCGAGTCTGCTTCCTCGCAG GTGAGGAGCGCGGACGCTGCTTCACCATAGAGTACGTGATGCCCATGAACAGCCAGCTGACGTCCGAGTCCACGGTCAACGTTCTGA AAATGATTCGCTCGGCCACACCGTTCCCTCTGGTCAGTCTCTTCTTCATGTTCATTGGGTTTATCCTGAGCAACATCGGGCACATCCGCCCCCACAGGACCATCCTGGCCTTTGTCTCCGGCATCTTCTTCATCCTCTCGG gcctctctctggtgGTGGGCCTGGTGCTGTACATCTCCAGCATCAACGACGAGATGCTCAACCGGACCAAGGACGCGGACACCTACTTCAGCTACAAGTACGGCTGGTCCTTTGCCTTCGCTGCCATCTCCTTCCTCTTAACGGAG AGCGCGGGGGTGATGTCCGTGTACCTGTTCATGAAGAGGTACACCGCCGAGGACATGTACAGGCCTCACCCCGGCTTCTACCGCCCGCGTCTGAGCAACTGCTCCGACTACTCGGGCCAGTTCCTGCACCCGGACGCCTGGGTCCGGGGCCGCAGCCCCTCCGACATCTCCAGCGACGCCTCGCTGCAGATGAACAGCAACTACCCAGCCTTGCTCAAGTGCCCCGACTACGACCAGATGTCGTCTTCCCCCTGCTGA